CCGAATAATCGGTAACGTGATACTACTCGGGTACTCCTTCGAATGGTGAATGTTATTTGTTGCTGTTACTCCTTCCGATTCATCATAGTTATTCCCACCGGTATTCAGGTTGCGATCAAACCGAGGAAAGTTGGAACTCGAAACTTCAATTCGAATTCGATGACCTTCCTTGAAATAGTTACTGGTCGACATGGGTGTCATGTTGACTTCATAAATATTTCCTTCTTCCATGAAGACCTCTTTCTCATAGCCTTCGCGATATCTGACACGCTGAATGGTTTCGTCAAGGTTATACGCGGTTCCATCCGGATAAACATCAATCAGCTTGATGGTTACATCCGTATCTTTAACATCTGAAGAGAGGTATAGTTTGCTCTCGATAAAACCGCTCACTTCAATGCCTTCTTCCAGCGGTTCAGATGTGTAGACCAGAATATCATCCCGCAATTCCATCTCCTGCTGATCAAAAGCACCACCCTGCACGGCATTTCCGGTACAGCAGACATTACCGCCATAAGAGGGAACCGGCTCCATTGGATCGTAGACAAAAGAGTCAGGCTGATCCTGATCAGGAGCTTCATCTTGAAGAGCACCGTCACCGTTTCTGGTGTTTGCACTACCGCCGCTGTTCAGGTAGAATGTGGTCATTTCTGCATTTGCGGGGGGCCATTGATCGGCAGTCTGCCACTCATTGGAACCCATCGTGTAGTATCGAACTCTCGGTAGCTCTTCAGTAATATTATTGTCTTCTCCTTTCATCCAAAAATCGAACCAGTCGTAGATCATCTCCTCGTAGTTGAGGGTGGCATCTCCCACATTTCGTTCACCTACTACGGTCTCTTCTGTGGCTCTTGTATAAGAACAGTGAAGGGTAGGGGCAATAACCAGGTACTGGTTGTCGCGGATATCCGGGTCGGATGCGTTTTCCCTGACGTGATTAAAAAGAGCCAGGTTTGGACTCACACCTACATCATACCAGGAAACGAACCAGAAGCTTGGAACTCCAAAATCCATGTCGTCGTGATACAGGCCGCTTTGATACCATTGGGGATCATTCGGTTTTCGGGTGATCATCTCTTCGTAAATCCCTTCCGGTCCGTTTACGTTTTTGATGATATCCTGAATGGGGAGATGACGTAAGCCTTCAGCCCAGTCAACCCGGGGATAGGTGGGAGCCATATCATAAAAACG
This is a stretch of genomic DNA from Rhodohalobacter barkolensis. It encodes these proteins:
- a CDS encoding CocE/NonD family hydrolase, with product MRYKISILLSSFLILCVSFAYGQNQNILEQLEEVAIIDQKVMMPMSDGVRLATDIYRPKTDEPVPIIFSRTPYNFNSYRNGELNTRTMNSALQAVQRGYAYVVQNERGRFFSEGDWDILGTPLTDGYDAFTWMADQEWSNGNIGTLGCSSTAEWQMAVAAMDHPAHAAMVPQGYGAGVGRVGEFYEQGNWYRGGAGQMLFTAWLYSTQHDPMAPKLPRGISQEDLQRLQRFYDMAPTYPRVDWAEGLRHLPIQDIIKNVNGPEGIYEEMITRKPNDPQWYQSGLYHDDMDFGVPSFWFVSWYDVGVSPNLALFNHVRENASDPDIRDNQYLVIAPTLHCSYTRATEETVVGERNVGDATLNYEEMIYDWFDFWMKGEDNNITEELPRVRYYTMGSNEWQTADQWPPANAEMTTFYLNSGGSANTRNGDGALQDEAPDQDQPDSFVYDPMEPVPSYGGNVCCTGNAVQGGAFDQQEMELRDDILVYTSEPLEEGIEVSGFIESKLYLSSDVKDTDVTIKLIDVYPDGTAYNLDETIQRVRYREGYEKEVFMEEGNIYEVNMTPMSTSNYFKEGHRIRIEVSSSNFPRFDRNLNTGGNNYDESEGVTATNNIHHSKEYPSSITLPIIRN